In Miscanthus floridulus cultivar M001 unplaced genomic scaffold, ASM1932011v1 fs_112_2, whole genome shotgun sequence, a single window of DNA contains:
- the LOC136530354 gene encoding F-box protein At5g03100-like has protein sequence MHRVKNSKMAVPPADGSGCSIDAMPDGILEHILGFLPAPESVRTCVLARRWRHLWRFATGMRVGCGSDDDFLTPAKERREFMDHVLLGGESPLDTCEFSELGEFQHEDVRRVNHWLRHAMMRKVRVFSLNMSPVEAPTPYLELDDQPLASQHLTRLDLSYVQARNSFLDFSSCLSLENLVLRYCEFWSATMISSKSLKHLAIISCSITASASEHPRLRIYAPHLVSLHIDDIEGRTPVLDSMPSLVEAFVRIIDDCEDTCDKLLDNSECGCEYCTTSGNGGDDNHCVLLKGLSEAKDLELISSPELFIFKMDLRLCPTFSKLKTLFLNEYWCMPDDFTPLACILEHSPVLEELTLELFCESSEYEVEMEGRFSVERPTKISEHLDIVEVKCQDVDKRVLKVLKFLCTFNIRFSF, from the exons ATGCATCGAGTAAAAAACAGCAAGATGGCGGTGCCTCCGGCGGATGGCAGCGGATGCAGCATAGACGCCATGCCAGACGGCATCCTCGAGCACATCCTCGGCTTCCTGCCGGCTCCGGAGTCCGTGCGGACATGCGTGCTTGCTCGGCGCTGGCGCCATCTCTGGAGGTTCGCCACGGGAATGCGTGTCGGGTGCGGCAGTGACGATGATTTCCTGACGCCGGCGAAGGAGCGCCGGGAGTTCATGGACCACGTGCTCCTCGGTGGAGAATCGCCCCTCGACACGTGCGAGTTCA gtgaGCTCGGTGAGTTCCAGCACGAGGACGTGCGCCGGGTCAACCACTGGCTCCGGCATGCTATGATGCGCAAAGTGCGTGTGTTCAGTCTCAATATGTCTCCAGTGGAGGCTCCAACTCCATACCTCGAGCTAGATGATCAGCCGCTCGCTTCCCAGCACTTGACAAGGCTAGATCTCTCTTATGTACAGGCCCGCAACAGTTTCCTCGACTTCTCGAGCTGCCTGTCGTTGGAGAATCTAGTGCTGCGATACTGTGAGTTCTGGTCTGCCACCATGATTTCATCCAAGTCACTGAAACATCTAGCCATCATTAGCTGCAGTATCACAGCTTCCGCATCCGAGCATCCCCGCCTCCGAATTTATGCCCCACATTTGGTTTCTCTTCACATAGATGATATTGAGGGGAGAACTCCCGTTCTTGACAGCATGCCATCATTAGTGGAGGCTTTTGTCCGAATAATTGATGATTGTGAGGATACTTGTGACAAACTACTGGATAACTCAGAGTGTGGTTGTGAGTACTGCACCACTTCTGGTAATGGCGGTGATGATAACCATTGTGTGCTTCTAAAAGGTTTATCAGAAGCTAAGGATTTGGAGTTGATTTCTTCACCAGAATTG TTTATCTTCAAAATGGATTTGAGACTGTGCCCTACATTTAGCAAGTTAAAGACTCTGTTTCTCAATGAGTACTGGTGTATGCCTGATGACTTCACTCCGTTAGCTTGTATCCTTGAACACTCACCAGTTCTAGAGGAGCTCACACTTGAGCTCTTTTGTGAG AGTTCTGAGTATGAAGTGGAAATGGAAGGAAGATTTAGTGTGGAACGACCAACTAAAATTTCAGAACACCTTGACATTGTTGAAGTCAAGTGTCAAGATGTTGATAAGAGAGTTCTCAAAGTTTTAAAGTTCCTGTGTACCTTTAACATAC GTTTCAGTTTTTAA